The proteins below are encoded in one region of Ascaphus truei isolate aAscTru1 chromosome 10, aAscTru1.hap1, whole genome shotgun sequence:
- the FAM151A gene encoding protein FAM151A isoform X2, translated as MLDYLLSQGKIQSKDGLLVTWYHGANNQSQMEEALESDILILEADVNVEGQGTPNETDLPIMAHPPSVYSDNTLHNWLRSVVDSTKGIKLDFKSIQAVGPSLDLLLAKSSRRPINRPVWLNADILIGPNVHHEIAVNASQFLKLVQEKFPDVTISPGWVTLYLPPFITNRTYTWEMIEKMYSLVRAVPQRVTFPARAALTRSAWPYFSWLLQQSDRYSLTLWQGKSDPITLEDLLFIRDNSSPEKIYYDIYEPLLSQFKQIALKQDRKRWFYSGGSLQLFFHPDDSDGILVKWYEAETTTSSLQRRLNNSSGMLTLHIEVQQVNSSLIPVVFTKSSVVLPLEDGLKLIFSNSNPWGVYLKIRDRESLNQTLSLLSRMHNQNALFVPVWIGMDVSHGNFSTSGYIEGQEFISTINTIFPFVTIVPGWPPEVLGNGYTEVLVQDMLTLCEGLWQEVSFQLRAVALGEAWLSTTRLLEASPTYSLTVEHTFEQGGFMDGYKGLMSIRSHTENRVYYNLPQEYRSALMMNVFTT; from the exons GTGACATCCTGATTCTGGAAGCTGACGTCAATGTGGAGGGCCAGGGAACGCCTAATGAGACGGATCTTCCCATCATGGCGCACCCCCCCAGTGTATATAGTGATAACACTCTGCACAACTGGCTCAGATCTGTTGTTGATTCCACCAAAG GTATCAAGTTGGATTTCAAAAGCATCCAAGCTGTTGGCCCTTCACTTGATCTATTACTTGCAAAGTCTTCCCGTAGGCCAATTAACAGGCCCGTGTGGCTCAACGCAGACATCCTGATTGGGCCCAATGTCCACCATGAAATTGCAGTCAATGCAAGTCA GTTTCTGAAACTAGTACAAGAGAAGTTTCCGGACGTCACTATTTCTCCCGGCTGGGTGACACTGTATCTGCCACCTTTCATCACAAACCGGACCTACACATGGGAAATGATCGAGAAGATGTACAGCCTGGTGAGGGCTGTGCCCCAGAGAGTCACCTTTCCAGCTCGGGCTGCCCTGACTCGCTCTGCCTGGCCTTACTTCAGCTGGCTCCTGCAGCAGTCAGACCG GTACAGCCTGACCCTGTGGCAGGGGAAATCAGACCCAATAACTCTTGAGGATCTTCTGTTTATTCGAGATAACAGTTCTCCTGAGAAGATCTATTATGATATTTATGAGCCCTTGTTATCTCAGTTCAAACAAATTGCAT TGAAACAAGACAGGAAGAGATGGTTTTATTCTGGGGGAAGCCTGCAGCTGTTTTTTCACCCAGACGATTCCGACGGGATTCTGGTTAAATGGTACGAGGCTGAGACCACCACGTCATCTTTGCAGAGGCGTCTGAACA ATAGCTCTGGCATGCTCACTCTCCACATTGAGGTGCAGCAAGTCAATTCCAGTCTCATTCCAGTGGTCTTCACCAAATCCTCAGTTGTGCTCCCGTTGGAAGATGGCCTCAAGCTAATATTTTCCAACTCTAATCCCTGGGGAGTTTACCTTAAAATAAGGGATAGAGAATCCCTCAATCAGACTCTCAGTCTCCTGAGCAGGATGCACAATCAGAACGCCCTATTTGTCCCTGTATGGATTGGTATGGATGTGTCTCACGGGAACTTCAGCACATCAGGATACATAGAGGGCCAAGAATTTATCAGCACCATCAATACCATCTTCCCGTTTGTTACAATTGTTCCTGGCTGGCCTCCGGAGGTGCTGGGAAACGGGTATACAGAGGTGCTGGTGCAGGACATGCTCACGCTCTGTGAAGGTCTCTGGCAGGAAGTTTCATTTCAGCTGCGGGCAGTGGCCTTAGGAGAGGCCTGGCTAAGCACAACGAGACTCCTGGAGGCTTCACCTACGTATTCTCTCACCGTGGAACACACATTTGAACAAGGTGGATTCATGGACGGGTATAAGGGGCTGATGTCAATCAGATCCCACACCGAAAACAGAGTCTACTACAATCTGCCACAGGAATATCGCTCCGCTCTTATGATGAACGTCTTTACCACGTAG